In Schistocerca americana isolate TAMUIC-IGC-003095 unplaced genomic scaffold, iqSchAmer2.1 HiC_scaffold_1264, whole genome shotgun sequence, the sequence gtcctctcaagttgagctgtcctctcaggttgaggtgtcctctcaggttgagatttcctctcaagttgggctgtacactgaagttgagctgccctctcaagttgagctgccctctcaagttgagctgccatctcaagttgagctgccctctcaagttgagctgtcctctcaagttgtgctgtcctctcaagttgagctatcctctcaagttgagctatcctctcaagttgagctatcctctcaagttgagctatcctctcaagttgagctatcctctcaagttgagctatcctctcaagttaagctatccactcaagttgagctatcctctcaagttgagctgtcctcgcaagctgtgctgtcctcgcaagctgtgctgtcctctcaagttgtgctgtcctctcaagttgagctgtcctcgcaagctgtgctgtcctcgcaagctgtgctgtcctcgcaagctgtgctgtcctcgcaagctgtgttgtTCTCGCAACTTTTACTGTCCCCACAAGGTGTGCttccctcgcaaggtgtgctgtccttgCAATGTGTGCTGTGCTGTCCTCAAAGTATGCTGTGTTCACAAGGTCACATACACTAACTACGTGTTCTGTCATTGTGAGGATTGCAAAAGCATCTGTTACTCAACTTGCAAGAGTTACCTTGCATGGAGAAGTGACTGCTTACCCAACACTTACTCTGTACATTAGAGATACTGTGCATGCAAGAGTTGCAGCACACACTATTCATGTTCTATCAGGTAAAACCGCTGAATGTGAAGTtcttcctattcattttagtgtatCTGTACATGCAAGTGTTACTATATACATTAAGGttgctgcaaatgaaacagttaCTGAACGTACTAGAGTAATGGCATCCACTAGGTTAATCAAAAAgtttgttgtcctcgcaagctgtgctgtccttgcaacctgtgctgtcctcgcaagctgtgctgtcctctcaagctgtgctgtcctttcaagctgtgctgtcctcgcaagttgtgctgtactcgcaacttgtgcagtactgtcaacttgtgctgtcctcacaagttgtgctgtactcgcaacttgtgcagcactgtcaacttgtgctgtcctcacaagttgtgctgtcctcgcaaattgcGCTGTCCCCACAAATTGTGCTGTCCCCGCAAGGTGTGCTTCCCACACAAGGTGTGCTGTCCTTGCAATGTGTGCTGTGCTGTCATCAAAAAGTATGCTGTGTTCACAAGGTCAGATACACTAACTACATGTTCTGTCATTGTGAGGATTGCCGGTGTCAATATCTGTGCCGTCAATGTAAGCTGTACTGTCCTCACAGATTTTGCACTCATCATAAGGTGAGCAGGAATGGCATGGCACAATATGCACTTATCAGAAAATGTGTTTTTCCTCCCAACATGTTGTACCTTAATATGGTGTTCTGTCCTCGCTTCTTTAACGGTCCTGAAAATATTTGCTGTTCTCATAAGATACGCCGTCCTCAAAAAGTATGCTGCTGCACAAGGTGTGTTGTCCTCGAAAGATGTCCTTTCCTTGCGGGCTGTTTTGTCCTTGCAAGGGGTGTGCATTCTGTGCAAGGTGAGCTGTCCTCACTGGTTGTGCTGTCCATGAAAATTATTCTGCCCCCCACATGGTGAGCTGTACTGCCAACATGTGCTAACCTCATAATGAGTGCAGCAATCAGAAGGCATGCAGTCATTGGAAcacataatttttcacaaaatatgccatcttcatatattgtCCTATCCCCACACAGTGTACTAACATTACAAGGCATTCTCTCCTCATGGGGTAAGCCTCCCTTATAAAATGTCCTCTCATTCCAACATGTGCTCTCCCTTTAAGGTGTGCGGACTGCCTAAAGTGAGCTGTCCCCTGCATATCTGCCATCTTCTTAACACTTGATGTACTCAGTAGGTGTGCAATTTTATTGGTGTCTTGTGTTCTGAAGGTGTCTTTGCAGGGCGAGCTGTCTTCACAaggcatcctaacttcacaggtgtGCAGTCTTCACTAAGTGTGCAGTGCTTGTGAGGTGTGCTGTCCCTGCATGGTGTGCCATCCTCACATGGTGTGCCATCTTCGAATGATGTGCcatcctcgaatggtgtgccgtcctcgaatggtgtgccgtcctcgaatggtgtgccgtcctcgaatggtgtgtcgtcctcgaatggtgtgccgtcctcgaatggagtgccgtcctcgaatggtgtgccgtcctcgcttggtgtgccgtcctcgcttggtgtgccgtcctcgcaaggtgtgccgtcctcgcaaggtgtgccgtcctcgcaaggtgtgccgtcctcgcaaggtgtgccgtcctcgcaaggtgtgccgtcctcgcaaggtgtgccgtcctcgcaagctgtgccgtccgcgcaaggtgtgccgtccgcgcaaggtgtgccgtccgcgcaaggtgtgccgtccgcgcaaggtgtgccgtccgcgcaaggtgtgccgtccgcgcaaggtgtgccgtccgcgcaaggtgtgccgtcctcgcttggtgtgccgtcctcgcttggtgtgccgtcctcgcttggtgtgccgtcctcgcttggtgtgccgtcctcgcttggtgtgccgtcctcgcaaggtgtgccgtcctcgcaaggtgtgccgtcctcgcttggtgtgccgtcctcgcttggtgtgccgtcctcgcttggtgtgccgtcctcgcttggtgtgccgtcctcgcttggtgtgccgtcctcgcttggtgtgccgtcctcgcttggtgtgccgtcctcgcttggtgtgccgtcttcGCGAGGTGTGccatccttgcaagctgtgctgtactcacatacaatgcatgaCAAGCCCACCTTGCAGAGCAAGCTGAGCTCACATTGTGTGGTTCTACCATCCCAAGATGTTCTGTCCTCACATAATGCGCTGTCCTCAGTAGGGATGCTGCCCTCAAAAGGAGTGGTGTCCACGCTTCACGTTCTGTCCTTCAATAGAGTCACTTCCTAATAGTATGTGCCATCTCCCATCAGTGTAGTCTCTCACAATCTGTACTGTCTTTCGAATGTGTGTTGCCCCTGGTAgctgtgcttccctttcatggtgaGCTGTGAGGTGCGCTGACAAGTGCGACTGATATCAGAATGTATGCTCCTCTACCTGTAGCAACATGTCTCTTTCTTAAATTAACTTCCTCACAATCTGGGATTATTTCATTAAGAGAGTTATCGCACAAGGTGTACTGCCTACACGTCATGATGCTTGGACATGGTTTGCAGTCCTTACACTGCATGACGTCCACAAAGATCTTCTCACTTAATAGGAGTGATGAAATCAGACTATGCAGTAATAACAGTGTGTAAAGACTTTGCAAGGTGTGCAGAATTTTTAAGGAGTGCAGCCCTTGCAAAGAGTGAGACTTTCAATGACTGTAGCCTTCTCAATGACTGCAACGTTCACATTGAGTGCAGCCTCCGCAGGGAGTGCAGCCTCCACATGGAGTGTAGTCTCTGCATGGAGTGCAGCCGTCACTAGGAGTACACATTTCGCAGAAAATGTAGCCTCCACACGGAGTACACCCTTCGCACAGAGTTCAGTCTTTGCATGCAGTGCAGCAGGTTTCACACAGAGTGCAGCCCTCGAACAGAGTGCAGCCCTCGAacagagtgcagccttcgcatggagtgtagccttcgcatggagtgtagcctttgcatggagtgtagccattgcatggagtgtagcctttgcatggagtgtagccattgcatggagtgtagcctttgcatggagtgtagcctttgcatggagtgtagcctt encodes:
- the LOC124564002 gene encoding uncharacterized protein LOC124564002 gives rise to the protein VGLSCIVCEYSTACKDGTPREDGTPSEDGTPSEDGTPSEDGTPSEDGTPSEDGTPSEDGTPSEDGTPSEDGTPCEDGTPCEDGTPSEDGTPSEDGTPSEDGTPSEDGTPSEDGTPCADGTPCADGTPCADGTPCADGTPCADGTPCADGTPCADGTACEDGTPCEDGTPCEDGTPCEDGTPCEDGTPCEDGTPCEDGTPSEDGTPSEDGTPFEDGTPFEDGTPFEDDTPFEDGTPFEDGTPFEDGTPFEDGTSFEDGTPCEDGTPCRDSTPHKHCTLSEDCTPVNTAHIARTAHLVWEAHLAGTAQFVGTAQFARTAQLVRTAQVDSAAQVASTAQLVRTAQVDSTAQVASTAQLARTAQLERTAQLERTAQLARTAQVARTAQLARTTNFLINLVDAITLLNLRGQLNLRGQLNFSVQPNLRGNLNLRGHLNLRGQLNLRGQSICIGQLNCRGQLNLRGQLNLRGQHNLRRQHNLRGQQSLRGQQSFTPCEDSIACEDSTACEESTACENSSACEVSTACEDSTACEDSTACEGGTACEDGTAYKDGTACEDSTACEDSTACEDNTGCGDSTACVDSTGCEDSTACEDSTACEDSTACEDSTACEDSTACELSTACEDSTACEDSTACEDSTACEDSTACEDRTTCEDSTACEDSTACEDSTACEVSTPCEGSTPCQDSTACEDSTACEESTACEDSSACEVSTACEDSTACEDSTACEDGTACEDGTAYKDGTACEDSTACEDSTACEDNTGCGDSTACVDSTGCEDSIT